Proteins encoded by one window of Acuticoccus sp. MNP-M23:
- a CDS encoding imelysin family protein has product MTDRRSAQRDRSAVLRGAVVASGQAAPAGPSRACAASFIRQVGLAALVVWLGTVALAQAQSTPPAVRTEAPAIIVPRPPAELLVPPARASRTDAPLPDAAPLPDAAAVPSRDAGEGVAAGPAGLDGTSVQTGSPDSEALIETEITPVLNQFAASALRLQNAVIRHCAVPSAASEEGLRADFAAAVADSAGILPLSFGSAEAQNAPSFFLTNVGSSVFSTSQLNAMMSGRRPVPRNLAELRTLDQARPLMGLPALERLLIAKNHTRAESLANRCRLALIVAANIEGKARSLRDTWRTGQVEPHWRGDGIELADRLRLRDLIQGAINTIDILNRDARQYAASPSANPALPFASPDIGRIYLVAVVDGLTRQMRCLRRFEADYSQSGTLLREIERAFAVGRARLQNDQTVTDGGVMVAFTQAHTDIIERLPIVFEFDATAFDRVVTSFEDPARPERP; this is encoded by the coding sequence ATGACAGACCGGCGGAGCGCGCAGCGGGATCGTTCCGCCGTGCTTCGCGGGGCGGTAGTGGCCAGCGGCCAGGCCGCCCCCGCCGGGCCGTCACGCGCCTGCGCGGCCAGTTTCATCCGGCAGGTCGGTCTGGCTGCGCTTGTCGTCTGGCTCGGGACCGTGGCGCTGGCGCAGGCGCAATCCACGCCACCGGCCGTCCGGACAGAAGCCCCGGCCATTATTGTGCCGCGTCCGCCGGCAGAACTTCTGGTGCCCCCGGCCCGAGCGTCACGGACTGACGCGCCTCTGCCGGATGCTGCGCCCCTGCCGGATGCCGCTGCGGTGCCGAGCCGCGATGCTGGCGAAGGCGTTGCAGCAGGACCGGCCGGTCTGGATGGCACCTCGGTTCAGACCGGCAGCCCCGACAGCGAGGCGTTGATCGAGACCGAGATCACTCCGGTGCTGAACCAGTTTGCAGCGTCCGCGCTGCGCCTGCAAAACGCGGTGATCCGCCATTGCGCGGTGCCGTCTGCCGCCAGCGAAGAGGGGCTGCGCGCCGATTTTGCGGCGGCCGTCGCAGACAGTGCAGGCATTTTGCCGCTCTCCTTCGGATCGGCAGAGGCGCAGAACGCGCCCTCGTTCTTTCTGACCAACGTGGGCAGCAGCGTTTTCAGCACCAGCCAACTGAACGCGATGATGTCCGGCCGCCGGCCGGTCCCACGCAATCTCGCGGAGCTGCGCACGCTCGATCAGGCGCGGCCGCTGATGGGCCTGCCTGCTCTTGAGCGTCTTCTCATCGCAAAAAATCACACCCGTGCGGAAAGCCTCGCCAACCGCTGCCGGCTGGCGCTCATCGTGGCGGCCAACATCGAGGGCAAGGCGCGGTCGCTGCGCGACACCTGGCGCACTGGCCAGGTGGAGCCGCATTGGCGCGGCGACGGCATAGAGCTGGCGGACCGGCTGCGGCTGCGCGATCTCATCCAGGGCGCCATCAACACGATCGACATCCTGAACCGCGATGCCCGGCAATATGCCGCTTCCCCCAGCGCCAACCCCGCCCTGCCGTTCGCCTCGCCGGACATCGGGCGGATCTATCTTGTGGCAGTGGTCGACGGATTGACGCGCCAGATGCGATGCCTGCGCCGGTTTGAGGCGGACTACAGCCAGTCGGGCACGCTCCTGCGCGAGATCGAGCGCGCCTTTGCCGTAGGCCGCGCGCGTCTCCAGAATGACCAGACCGTGACCGATGGCGGCGTGATGGTCGCCTTCACGCAAGCCCATACCGACATCATCGAACGCCTGCCGATTGTGTTCGAATTCGACGCGACGGCGTTCGACCGCGTTGTCACGTCATTTGAAGATCCCGCACGGCCGGAGCGGCCCTGA
- a CDS encoding NAD-dependent epimerase/dehydratase family protein: MTNGPILVTGSAGFVGSRLVAALRNARGVRVLTHARTAGPGVDVAADLADEAATAAMIARVQPSAVAHIAGHASAATARTNPRKTWRDNRDASYSLAKAIAGKAPNTAVLFAGTAEIYGESFRDGPADETTVPRPRGPYATSKLASEYVLDRTLPQSARLILCRPVNHTGTGQAENFVVPSFAAQIARIEAGLADPVMDVGNLDARRDFIDVDDVVDAYVSLLLNLDAMPARTALNIARGRCQPIRYVLDHLIGQASCAIEWRIARERLRPDDIAEVTVRAERIENLIGWSPRISLDHTLDTVLRDKRAQQRELSA; encoded by the coding sequence GTGACGAACGGGCCGATCCTAGTCACCGGAAGTGCCGGATTCGTCGGCTCGCGCCTTGTGGCAGCGCTGCGCAACGCGCGCGGCGTGCGCGTTCTGACCCATGCCCGCACCGCGGGACCGGGCGTGGATGTGGCGGCCGACCTTGCCGATGAGGCGGCGACCGCGGCAATGATTGCAAGGGTGCAGCCCTCTGCCGTGGCGCACATTGCAGGCCACGCGTCGGCTGCCACGGCGCGGACCAACCCGCGGAAAACATGGCGCGACAACCGCGACGCGTCTTATTCGCTGGCCAAGGCCATTGCCGGCAAGGCACCCAACACCGCGGTCCTTTTTGCCGGGACGGCGGAAATCTACGGCGAGAGCTTTCGCGACGGGCCCGCCGACGAGACCACCGTGCCCCGCCCACGCGGCCCGTACGCCACATCAAAACTTGCCAGCGAATATGTGCTGGACCGCACGCTGCCGCAAAGCGCCAGGCTCATCTTGTGCCGGCCGGTGAACCACACCGGGACAGGGCAGGCGGAGAATTTTGTGGTGCCGTCCTTCGCCGCGCAGATTGCCCGGATCGAGGCGGGGCTTGCCGATCCCGTGATGGACGTCGGCAATCTCGATGCCCGCCGCGATTTCATCGACGTGGACGACGTGGTGGATGCCTACGTTTCCCTGCTTCTGAACCTCGATGCCATGCCGGCGCGCACGGCGCTCAATATTGCCCGCGGCCGCTGTCAGCCGATCCGCTATGTGCTCGACCACCTGATCGGCCAGGCCAGCTGCGCCATCGAATGGCGAATCGCCAGGGAGCGCCTGCGCCCGGACGATATTGCTGAAGTCACCGTCAGGGCAGAGCGGATCGAGAACCTGATCGGATGGTCGCCCCGGATTTCGCTTGATCACACCCTCGACACTGTTCTGCGCGACAAACGGGCTCAGCAGCGTGAATTGTCAGCTTAA
- a CDS encoding glycosyltransferase, producing the protein MQRRYLPSFGSQRGGQSAEPAEPAEPAAPSVEAPVSEAAPAFAAVCYVDRFSRGDIAGWATAIDDPEHPLTIHFHVEGVLVGIARADMVRADVASAGKGPKHCGFQWRIPGPVAESVLRSGSAIDVSGINASGASVHFTQLHLHDDPSISDAARALLRPLIEQAIVNSSVSALDAGGPDVVHHDPARYPLHERMFSSEGSSSGSVSHSLSPYTEFTHRRLNRAPHNPLDGSEAAKNNYLRWYLDEYGNARKPRRAPLGADEISYLNASVPLVGVPFKASRISLSYAMTDPQAAKLFPIHDLDRYEAFVAWWSCVKAPALNFEDCLVPDYYVEVLRRMAPNWMGTSFALSQMMMRIYHEEGANGALDINQEADRVLFHVWYLLHAIGEPGLVRFVPTRNLSALLEGAPGHTLFDRIIQSIYGNAAELASIFNAETYADLLWRKGFDITRRRFIFRDVRGNRFEAARFPPATMPWDERIRLQVIGPLHKSSGLGQATRLSAETIQRTGIEAAFVDFGLDNPAPVGMTTNRVTGSEAQPAQVNLIHLNGETVPIALAYMPDVFTGAYNIGYFFWELSTPAASQHLALDLLDEIWVATDYGVEIYRTEGGKPVRNVGMAFDPVPEPSREEARAYAEHRLPIGPDTFVYLAAFDSFSFLERKNPHGVVEAFREAFDPGDDVLLVLKTHNRDFVLDAHQTMRWDRIVEIASTDPRIVILNETLKFEDLIKLKKGCDCYVSLHRSEGWGFGMIEAMSIGVPVVTTGYSGNLDFTRPDNAWLVDYDLIEPQNNEYLFVERGQVWGAPKLESAVEQLRAVRSEKAAREAKVEAARSFVHENFSLDAQARKYRARLDEIFAMLDARGK; encoded by the coding sequence ATGCAGCGGAGATACCTTCCGTCATTCGGCAGCCAGCGGGGCGGACAGTCGGCTGAGCCTGCCGAACCTGCGGAGCCTGCCGCGCCTTCGGTGGAGGCGCCTGTGTCGGAAGCCGCACCGGCATTTGCTGCAGTGTGCTACGTCGACCGTTTCAGCAGAGGCGACATCGCCGGCTGGGCAACCGCAATCGACGATCCGGAGCATCCGCTGACCATCCACTTCCATGTGGAAGGGGTCCTTGTGGGCATTGCACGGGCGGACATGGTCCGCGCTGACGTGGCGAGTGCCGGCAAGGGGCCCAAGCACTGCGGCTTCCAATGGCGCATCCCCGGTCCTGTTGCCGAGTCTGTTCTTCGCTCCGGTTCTGCAATTGATGTTTCTGGCATCAATGCAAGCGGCGCCAGCGTTCATTTCACCCAACTCCACCTGCACGATGATCCCTCCATTTCCGATGCAGCCCGCGCCTTGCTGCGCCCGCTCATCGAGCAGGCCATCGTCAATTCATCGGTGTCGGCGCTGGATGCCGGCGGGCCAGACGTGGTGCACCACGACCCGGCCAGGTACCCGCTGCATGAACGCATGTTTTCGTCCGAGGGTTCGTCGAGCGGCTCGGTGAGCCATTCGCTCTCCCCCTACACCGAGTTCACACACCGCCGGCTGAACCGCGCGCCGCACAACCCGCTCGACGGGTCCGAGGCGGCAAAGAACAATTATCTGCGCTGGTATCTCGACGAGTACGGCAACGCTCGCAAGCCGCGCCGGGCCCCGCTCGGTGCTGATGAGATTTCCTACCTCAACGCCTCGGTGCCGCTGGTGGGCGTGCCCTTCAAGGCGTCCCGCATTTCGCTGTCCTATGCGATGACCGATCCGCAGGCAGCAAAACTCTTCCCGATCCACGACCTCGACCGGTACGAGGCTTTCGTGGCGTGGTGGTCCTGCGTGAAGGCCCCGGCGCTCAATTTCGAGGACTGCCTGGTCCCCGACTATTATGTCGAGGTGCTGCGGCGAATGGCGCCGAACTGGATGGGCACCAGTTTCGCGCTCTCACAGATGATGATGCGCATCTACCACGAGGAAGGCGCCAACGGAGCGCTCGACATCAACCAGGAAGCGGACCGTGTCCTGTTTCACGTCTGGTACCTGCTGCATGCGATCGGGGAGCCCGGGCTGGTGCGCTTCGTGCCCACCCGCAATCTCAGCGCGCTGCTGGAGGGGGCGCCCGGCCACACCCTGTTCGACCGTATCATTCAGTCGATCTACGGCAACGCGGCGGAACTTGCCTCAATCTTCAATGCCGAGACCTACGCAGACCTTCTGTGGCGCAAGGGTTTCGATATCACCCGCCGCCGGTTCATCTTTCGCGACGTGCGCGGCAACCGCTTCGAGGCGGCGCGCTTTCCGCCGGCAACAATGCCCTGGGACGAGCGGATCCGGCTGCAGGTCATCGGGCCGCTGCACAAGTCGTCCGGGCTTGGTCAGGCGACGCGCCTTTCGGCCGAAACGATCCAGCGTACCGGCATCGAGGCCGCTTTCGTCGACTTTGGTCTCGACAATCCGGCCCCGGTGGGGATGACCACCAACCGTGTCACCGGCAGTGAGGCGCAGCCGGCGCAGGTCAACCTCATCCACCTGAACGGCGAAACGGTGCCGATTGCGCTGGCCTACATGCCGGACGTGTTCACCGGCGCGTACAACATCGGCTATTTCTTCTGGGAGCTGTCGACGCCGGCTGCCTCGCAGCACCTGGCACTCGACCTTCTGGACGAGATCTGGGTCGCCACCGATTACGGGGTCGAGATCTACCGGACCGAGGGTGGCAAGCCCGTTCGCAATGTTGGCATGGCGTTCGACCCGGTCCCGGAACCCAGCCGCGAGGAAGCCCGCGCGTACGCCGAGCATCGCCTGCCGATCGGGCCGGATACGTTCGTCTATCTGGCGGCGTTCGATTCGTTCTCGTTCCTGGAGCGCAAGAATCCCCACGGTGTGGTGGAAGCGTTCCGCGAGGCGTTCGACCCCGGCGATGACGTGCTCCTCGTGCTCAAGACCCACAACAGAGACTTCGTGCTCGATGCCCACCAGACCATGCGGTGGGACAGGATCGTGGAGATCGCATCCACCGATCCGCGCATCGTGATCCTCAACGAAACGCTGAAGTTCGAGGATCTCATCAAGCTGAAGAAGGGTTGCGACTGCTACGTGTCGCTGCACCGTTCGGAAGGGTGGGGCTTCGGGATGATCGAGGCCATGTCCATCGGTGTGCCGGTGGTCACCACCGGCTATTCCGGCAACCTCGACTTCACGCGGCCGGACAATGCCTGGCTGGTGGATTACGACCTGATCGAGCCGCAGAACAACGAGTATTTGTTCGTGGAACGAGGCCAGGTCTGGGGCGCGCCCAAGCTGGAGAGCGCCGTGGAACAGTTGCGGGCCGTTCGCTCTGAGAAGGCCGCCCGTGAAGCGAAGGTGGAGGCCGCCCGCAGTTTCGTTCACGAGAATTTCTCGCTGGATGCGCAAGCCCGGAAATACCGCGCACGCCTCGACGAGATTTTCGCCATGCTCGACGCCAGAGGCAAATGA
- the gmd gene encoding GDP-mannose 4,6-dehydratase: MARHALITGITGQDGAYLAQNLLEKGYEVYGVVRRSSHFGIADHRLRWLGIEKNVHYVDANLTDLSSLLRAVEISRPDEVYNLGAQSYVASSWQQPILTSQVTGVGTTNVLESIRIVKPDARFYQASSSEMFGLIQESHQNERTPFYPRSPYGAAKLFAHWMTVNYRESFNLHASSGILFNHESPLRGIEFVTRKVTDSVAQIKLGKKTELRLGNIDAKRDWGHARDYVEAMWLMLQQDRPDDYVVATGRTTSVRDMVEIAFHYVNLDAEEFLTIDPELFRPAEVDILLGDATKARETLGWSAKTPLEDMIREMVDADLARHSSNAG, from the coding sequence ATGGCACGTCACGCGTTGATCACCGGCATAACCGGCCAGGACGGTGCCTACCTCGCCCAGAACCTGCTTGAAAAGGGCTACGAGGTTTATGGCGTCGTACGGCGATCCAGCCATTTCGGCATCGCCGATCACCGGCTGAGGTGGCTCGGCATCGAGAAGAACGTTCACTACGTCGATGCCAACCTGACCGACCTGTCGAGCCTTTTGCGCGCGGTCGAGATCTCGCGGCCGGACGAAGTCTACAATCTGGGCGCGCAATCCTATGTGGCGTCGTCGTGGCAGCAGCCGATCCTGACCTCGCAGGTCACCGGCGTCGGCACCACCAATGTTCTGGAATCCATCCGTATCGTGAAGCCGGACGCGCGCTTTTATCAGGCGTCGTCATCAGAAATGTTCGGCCTCATCCAGGAATCGCACCAGAACGAGAGAACGCCGTTCTACCCGCGCTCGCCCTACGGTGCCGCCAAGCTGTTCGCGCACTGGATGACGGTCAACTACCGCGAGAGCTTCAATCTGCACGCCTCGTCCGGCATTCTGTTCAACCACGAGTCCCCGCTTCGGGGCATCGAGTTCGTGACCCGCAAGGTCACCGACAGTGTGGCCCAGATCAAGCTGGGCAAGAAGACCGAGCTGCGCCTCGGCAACATCGACGCCAAGCGCGACTGGGGTCACGCGCGCGATTATGTGGAAGCCATGTGGCTGATGCTCCAGCAGGACCGGCCGGACGATTATGTGGTTGCCACCGGCCGCACCACCTCGGTGCGTGACATGGTGGAAATTGCATTCCACTATGTGAACCTCGACGCCGAAGAGTTCCTGACCATCGACCCTGAACTGTTCCGTCCGGCAGAGGTGGATATCCTCCTTGGCGACGCGACCAAGGCAAGAGAGACGCTCGGCTGGTCCGCCAAGACGCCGCTCGAAGACATGATCCGCGAAATGGTCGACGCGGACCTTGCCCGCCACAGCTCCAACGCGGGCTGA